A genomic region of Caulobacter sp. NIBR2454 contains the following coding sequences:
- a CDS encoding LysE family translocator has protein sequence MVAHGDWPVDPGIIGPFLIAVLLVELTPGPNMGYLAALSAGQGRRDGFAAVAGVTAGLTAYMLAAAFGLTEIFLVSRPLYEALRWAGVAFLLWLAWDAWNGASDVGTVDQNRQSRWRLFLRGFVANILNPKAAIFYITLLPSFIQVDHAAPRTQALIFGSLHVAVSALVHCSIVLGAASAANVLAKAGRGGDLSGLRKAMGVVIALIAVWLAWETRR, from the coding sequence ATGGTCGCACATGGGGACTGGCCCGTAGATCCTGGGATCATAGGACCCTTCCTCATCGCGGTTCTGCTGGTCGAACTGACGCCTGGCCCCAATATGGGCTATCTGGCCGCCCTTTCGGCGGGGCAGGGGCGCCGGGATGGCTTCGCCGCCGTGGCCGGCGTCACGGCGGGGCTGACGGCCTATATGCTGGCCGCCGCCTTCGGCCTGACAGAGATATTCCTGGTCAGCCGCCCGCTCTACGAGGCCTTGCGATGGGCAGGGGTGGCCTTCCTGCTCTGGCTGGCCTGGGACGCCTGGAACGGCGCCTCGGACGTCGGGACCGTGGACCAGAATAGGCAGTCGCGTTGGCGGCTTTTCCTACGCGGCTTCGTCGCCAATATCCTCAATCCCAAGGCGGCGATCTTCTACATCACCCTGCTTCCCAGCTTCATCCAGGTCGATCACGCCGCTCCCCGGACCCAGGCGCTGATTTTCGGCTCGCTGCATGTCGCGGTCAGCGCCCTGGTGCATTGTTCGATCGTGCTGGGCGCGGCGAGCGCGGCCAATGTCCTGGCCAAGGCCGGGAGGGGCGGCGACCTGTCCGGATTGCGCAAGGCCATGGGCGTGGTGATCGCCCTGATCGCGGTCTGGCTCGCATGGGAGACCCGTCGCTAG